A window of Natranaerovirga pectinivora contains these coding sequences:
- a CDS encoding N-acetylmuramoyl-L-alanine amidase family protein: MKNNNLSVILIGVLTLVIVVLGSLVYVFQKDSVMLTSNIYNEVDSQLNWVNDSAIVIEKRLESVNDNKKYKIKIKLPTINIYKWIEVSWVEYKIISEEDKIKVHYIYDNNGIEYFQLIRDDIGKLIFDDTRPIIVLDAGHGGMDRGGGSNNLWDEKDMVLKITLKQRDLLKDSDIRVILTRDEDEYITLFDRCAIINYIEPEILISNHINRFNGTAKGIEVIYNRTANVEFAWDLANALSTHGIDVFRVWNRKDDSFTSMDYYALHKYTYTNSYILEYGFADNERDAKIITDKWEDMAKTVVKMIENYFE, from the coding sequence ATGAAAAACAACAATTTATCAGTTATACTAATTGGGGTTTTAACTCTTGTTATAGTGGTCTTAGGAAGTTTGGTATATGTATTTCAAAAAGACAGTGTTATGTTAACATCTAATATATATAATGAAGTAGATAGTCAATTGAATTGGGTAAATGATAGTGCTATAGTAATTGAAAAAAGATTAGAAAGTGTAAATGACAACAAAAAATATAAAATAAAAATCAAATTACCAACAATAAATATATATAAATGGATTGAAGTATCTTGGGTAGAATATAAAATTATAAGTGAAGAGGACAAGATAAAAGTACATTATATCTATGATAATAATGGTATTGAGTATTTCCAACTCATTAGAGATGATATAGGAAAATTAATTTTTGATGATACAAGACCTATAATTGTATTAGATGCAGGACATGGAGGAATGGATCGAGGTGGAGGATCCAATAATCTATGGGATGAAAAAGATATGGTATTAAAAATTACACTAAAACAACGGGATTTATTAAAAGACAGTGATATCAGAGTGATACTTACTCGAGATGAAGATGAGTATATAACTTTATTTGATAGATGTGCTATAATTAATTATATAGAACCTGAAATTTTAATTAGCAATCATATTAATAGGTTTAATGGGACTGCCAAAGGTATAGAGGTTATTTATAACAGAACAGCAAATGTTGAGTTTGCATGGGATCTAGCTAATGCCCTTTCTACACATGGCATTGATGTTTTTAGAGTCTGGAATAGAAAAGATGATAGTTTCACTTCAATGGATTATTATGCCTTACATAAATATACCTATACCAATAGTTATATCCTTGAATATGGTTTTGCAGATAATGAAAGAGATGCAAAAATCATTACAGACAAATGGGAAGACATGGC
- a CDS encoding YddF family protein, producing the protein MNNKKQPIALFNGVVVTTNGLYSVEDIDVETAKVYVKENGFISAVGHEATAEILSEILESSIPMNRIQFQQEVGQIAIIFKLNIRPDEGVILNKEEIHKVGFSLKKMLRIE; encoded by the coding sequence ATTAATAATAAGAAACAGCCAATAGCTTTATTTAATGGTGTTGTGGTTACAACCAATGGGTTATATTCAGTAGAAGATATTGATGTTGAGACAGCTAAGGTATACGTGAAAGAAAATGGGTTTATTTCAGCTGTAGGACATGAGGCTACTGCAGAGATCCTATCAGAAATACTTGAATCTAGTATACCAATGAATAGAATACAATTCCAACAAGAAGTAGGACAAATTGCAATTATATTCAAATTGAATATAAGGCCAGATGAAGGTGTTATATTAAACAAAGAGGAAATACATAAAGTTGGTTTTTCATTAAAAAAAATGCTTAGAATTGAATAA
- a CDS encoding AAC(3) family N-acetyltransferase, giving the protein MYTKTNLINDLERLNIDKNGTLLVHSSMKGIGNVDGNAATVLNALSEYMENGLLVLPTHTWSYINAENPNFYVEKSESCIGILPELFRKRPNVYRSFHPTHSVAALGKDARDFIKDDHKYDTPCARGSSYGKLLDRKGTIMLLGVDLRRNTFIHGIEEWLDIPGRLTDDHEQLYTILGDGTKISVPSRRHCGKSWSLHFWKVNDILQEQGAMYYGTFGDAFVRICDTVKVTDILTRMLKVNPDLFSDDEPLNEKLYEGIF; this is encoded by the coding sequence ATGTATACAAAAACAAATCTTATCAATGATTTAGAGAGATTAAATATAGATAAAAATGGTACTTTACTTGTCCACTCATCAATGAAAGGTATTGGCAATGTAGACGGTAATGCAGCTACAGTTCTTAATGCTTTATCAGAATACATGGAAAATGGTTTGCTCGTATTACCAACTCACACTTGGTCCTATATAAATGCTGAGAACCCTAATTTTTATGTAGAGAAATCTGAATCTTGTATTGGTATTTTGCCAGAGCTTTTTAGAAAACGACCTAATGTCTATCGTTCTTTTCATCCAACCCATTCAGTTGCAGCCCTTGGTAAGGATGCAAGGGATTTTATTAAAGATGATCATAAATATGATACACCATGTGCAAGAGGATCATCCTATGGTAAATTGTTAGATAGAAAAGGTACTATTATGTTATTAGGGGTAGATTTAAGAAGAAATACTTTTATTCATGGAATTGAAGAATGGTTGGATATTCCAGGCAGGCTTACAGATGACCATGAGCAACTATACACCATTCTTGGTGATGGTACAAAAATTTCTGTTCCATCCAGAAGGCATTGTGGCAAATCTTGGTCTCTACATTTTTGGAAGGTGAATGATATATTACAAGAACAAGGTGCTATGTATTATGGTACCTTTGGGGATGCCTTTGTTCGTATCTGTGATACTGTTAAAGTAACAGATATCCTAACTCGCATGTTAAAAGTCAATCCTGATCTATTTTCTGATGATGAACCATTAAATGAAAAACTATATGAAGGTATATTCTAA